From a single Arachis hypogaea cultivar Tifrunner chromosome 3, arahy.Tifrunner.gnm2.J5K5, whole genome shotgun sequence genomic region:
- the LOC112789399 gene encoding glyoxylase I 4 — translation MQNQQEEEKIKRYNNNNKDDEKAEDEGHDKETAAPLLALNHVSRLCRNVKESIEFYTKVLGFVPIERPQVLDFEGAWLFNYGVGIHLVQSNHEDRLPSDPQHLDPQDNHISFQCEDMEEMERKLKEMNIKYKKGTLETEEGIAIDQLFFKDPDGFMVEICNCENLKLVPTDSPGKIKLPMDRHTPPVETNRNNDAAD, via the exons ATGCAAAATCAACAAGAGGAGGAAAAAATcaaaagatataataataataacaaggaTGATGAAAAAGCAGAAGATGAAGGGCATGATAAGGAGACAGCAGCTCCGTTATTAGCATTGAACCATGTTTCGAGGCTCTGTAGAAACGTGAAGGAGTCCATAGAGTTCTACACAAAAGTGCTGGGGTTTGTTCCCATTGAGAGGCCTCAGGTTCTGGACTTCGAAGGTGCATGGTTGTTCAACTATGGAGTTGGTATCCACTTGGTTCAATCCAACCACGAAGATCGATTGCCTTCTGATCCTCAACACTTGGATCCTCAGGACAATCATATATCTTTTCAG TGTGAAGATATGGAAGAAATGGAGAGAAAATTGAAGGAGATGAATATCAAGTACAAGAAAGGGACGCTGGAAACAGAAGAAGGAATAGCAATAGATCAACTTTTCTTCAAGGACCCAGATGGGTTCATGGTTGAAATTTGCAATTGTGAGAATCTCAAACTGGTCCCTACTGATTCACCAGGTAAGATTAAGTTGCCAATGGATCGTCACACCCCACCCGTGGAGACCAATCGTAATAATGATGCTGCAGATTGA